From a region of the Arachis ipaensis cultivar K30076 chromosome B09, Araip1.1, whole genome shotgun sequence genome:
- the LOC107618165 gene encoding uncharacterized protein LOC107618165 isoform X2, translating into MGWKAAEKLIRHWKIVRGDNVMIIRGKDKGESGVIKRVIRSQNRVIVEGKNLVKKHIKAGPGHEGGIFTVEAPLHASNVQVVDPVTGKPCKVGIKYLEDGTKVRVSRGIGTSGSIIPRPEILKIRTTPRPTQLGKRQSLCGNV; encoded by the exons ATGGGTTGGAAAGCTGCAGAGAAACTTATTAGACACTGGAAAATTGTCAGAGGTGACAAT GTTATGATCATAAGGGGTAAAGATAAGGGTGAGTCTGGGGTCATTAAACGTGTTATTCGTTCCCAGAATCGTGTTATTGTCGAGGGTAAAAATTTG GTAAAGAAACATATAAAGGCAGGGCCAGGTCATGAAGGGGGGATCTTTACAGTTGAAGCCCCACTTCATGCCTCCAATGTGCAAGTCGTTGACCCAGTTACAGG GAAGCCTTGCAAGGTTGGGATTAAATATCTTGAAGATGGTACTAAAGTCAGAGTATCCAGAGGAATAGGAACATCTGGGTCCATAATCCCTCGACCTGAGATCCTCAAGATAAGAACTACACCAAGACCTACACAAC TAGGAAAAAGGCAAAGTCTTTGTGGCAATGTGTAG
- the LOC107618165 gene encoding uncharacterized protein LOC107618165 isoform X1: protein MGWKAAEKLIRHWKIVRGDNVMIIRGKDKGESGVIKRVIRSQNRVIVEGKNLVKKHIKAGPGHEGGIFTVEAPLHASNVQVVDPVTGKPCKVGIKYLEDGTKVRVSRGIGTSGSIIPRPEILKIRTTPRPTQRVTFGADPSSFNIQFKRWQLAQKYADI from the exons ATGGGTTGGAAAGCTGCAGAGAAACTTATTAGACACTGGAAAATTGTCAGAGGTGACAAT GTTATGATCATAAGGGGTAAAGATAAGGGTGAGTCTGGGGTCATTAAACGTGTTATTCGTTCCCAGAATCGTGTTATTGTCGAGGGTAAAAATTTG GTAAAGAAACATATAAAGGCAGGGCCAGGTCATGAAGGGGGGATCTTTACAGTTGAAGCCCCACTTCATGCCTCCAATGTGCAAGTCGTTGACCCAGTTACAGG GAAGCCTTGCAAGGTTGGGATTAAATATCTTGAAGATGGTACTAAAGTCAGAGTATCCAGAGGAATAGGAACATCTGGGTCCATAATCCCTCGACCTGAGATCCTCAAGATAAGAACTACACCAAGACCTACACAAC GAGTCACTTTTGGAGCTGATCCATCCTCCTTTAATATACAATTTAAAAGATGGCAGTTGGCACAAAAATATGCAGATATATAG
- the LOC107618165 gene encoding uncharacterized protein LOC107618165 isoform X4, which produces MGWKAAEKLIRHWKIVRGDNVMIIRGKDKGESGVIKRVIRSQNRVIVEGKNLVKKHIKAGPGHEGGIFTVEAPLHASNVQVVDPVTGKPCKVGIKYLEDGTKVRVSRGIGTSGSIIPRPEILKIRTTPRPTQR; this is translated from the exons ATGGGTTGGAAAGCTGCAGAGAAACTTATTAGACACTGGAAAATTGTCAGAGGTGACAAT GTTATGATCATAAGGGGTAAAGATAAGGGTGAGTCTGGGGTCATTAAACGTGTTATTCGTTCCCAGAATCGTGTTATTGTCGAGGGTAAAAATTTG GTAAAGAAACATATAAAGGCAGGGCCAGGTCATGAAGGGGGGATCTTTACAGTTGAAGCCCCACTTCATGCCTCCAATGTGCAAGTCGTTGACCCAGTTACAGG GAAGCCTTGCAAGGTTGGGATTAAATATCTTGAAGATGGTACTAAAGTCAGAGTATCCAGAGGAATAGGAACATCTGGGTCCATAATCCCTCGACCTGAGATCCTCAAGATAAGAACTACACCAAGACCTACACAAC GATAG
- the LOC107618165 gene encoding uncharacterized protein LOC107618165 isoform X3, whose product MGWKAAEKLIRHWKIVRGDNVMIIRGKDKGESGVIKRVIRSQNRVIVEGKNLVKKHIKAGPGHEGGIFTVEAPLHASNVQVVDPVTGKPCKVGIKYLEDGTKVRVSRGIGTSGSIIPRPEILKIRTTPRPTQRKRQSLCGNV is encoded by the exons ATGGGTTGGAAAGCTGCAGAGAAACTTATTAGACACTGGAAAATTGTCAGAGGTGACAAT GTTATGATCATAAGGGGTAAAGATAAGGGTGAGTCTGGGGTCATTAAACGTGTTATTCGTTCCCAGAATCGTGTTATTGTCGAGGGTAAAAATTTG GTAAAGAAACATATAAAGGCAGGGCCAGGTCATGAAGGGGGGATCTTTACAGTTGAAGCCCCACTTCATGCCTCCAATGTGCAAGTCGTTGACCCAGTTACAGG GAAGCCTTGCAAGGTTGGGATTAAATATCTTGAAGATGGTACTAAAGTCAGAGTATCCAGAGGAATAGGAACATCTGGGTCCATAATCCCTCGACCTGAGATCCTCAAGATAAGAACTACACCAAGACCTACACAAC GAAAAAGGCAAAGTCTTTGTGGCAATGTGTAG